The following proteins come from a genomic window of Leptospira dzoumogneensis:
- the rsgA gene encoding ribosome small subunit-dependent GTPase A, with amino-acid sequence MSSSTIPVKEFFTIARVFGAFYDLYSPERGRVRAVLRGRLRNISAKERHPFVVGDRVCAMESGGEWAIEERLSRKNELLRKSKEGDAQVLCANVDQIAVLASLKDPETKDGFLDRCLAAAYLSQVPPLIVFTKSDLVDRETAIKRSSVYKDLGYDIIIVSCQTGQGLEELYSKFSSKTTYLVGNSGVGKSSLVNVLSDRELQKTSQVSLSTKKGKHTTTNSNFLVLEDNIVLIDSPGIKEWGILHLTKGEILESYPELRKYKEECDISDCCDAGPGCKMLFSMGEATDISMERRKSLESMLASLENPFRITRRDHLKNESKS; translated from the coding sequence ATGTCTAGTTCCACGATTCCAGTAAAGGAGTTTTTTACGATAGCAAGGGTCTTCGGGGCCTTCTACGATCTGTACTCTCCGGAAAGAGGAAGAGTAAGGGCCGTACTCAGAGGAAGGCTCAGAAATATTTCCGCAAAAGAAAGACATCCCTTTGTTGTAGGCGACAGGGTTTGTGCGATGGAATCGGGCGGAGAATGGGCCATCGAAGAAAGATTGTCCCGTAAAAACGAACTTTTACGTAAAAGTAAAGAGGGAGATGCACAGGTACTTTGTGCTAATGTAGATCAAATTGCGGTCCTCGCCTCCTTAAAAGATCCTGAGACCAAAGATGGATTTTTAGATCGATGTTTGGCGGCCGCGTATTTGTCTCAGGTCCCTCCCCTAATCGTATTCACTAAATCCGATTTAGTGGATCGAGAAACTGCGATTAAACGCTCTTCCGTTTATAAAGATCTCGGCTATGATATAATCATTGTTTCCTGCCAGACCGGCCAAGGTCTAGAAGAACTATACTCCAAGTTTTCTTCCAAAACCACGTACTTAGTCGGGAATTCAGGAGTCGGAAAATCTAGCTTAGTAAACGTCTTATCGGATAGGGAATTGCAGAAAACTTCTCAGGTCAGTCTTTCCACTAAGAAGGGTAAACATACTACTACAAACTCAAACTTTCTGGTCTTGGAAGATAATATAGTATTAATCGATTCTCCAGGTATCAAAGAATGGGGGATCTTACACTTAACTAAAGGTGAGATCTTAGAAAGTTACCCGGAATTGAGAAAGTATAAAGAAGAATGTGATATTTCCGACTGTTGCGATGCGGGTCCTGGATGCAAAATGTTGTTTTCTATGGGAGAAGCGACCGATATAAGTATGGAAAGAAGAAAGAGCCTGGAATCTATGCTTGCAAGCCTGGAAAACCCGTTTAGAATCACACGTAGAGACCACTTAAAGAATGAAAGTAAATCCTAA
- a CDS encoding FecR family protein, with amino-acid sequence MLKNKTTLILMTLLAASYLIACSPKTSSGQVKSEAASSVAKIVWLNGDVKVQSAEGEKKAEFGQTVTAADTILTGKNGSVEIMVAESGIIKVSKESEVSIAALIGDEGTNVKVNLNYGRIVTLVRKENKNSEFNVVTPTALAGVRGTTFLTSVENPTGKKVNCAEDHCDVKFAVLEGSVAVSKVGEESEVILERNREITLKKNQKLTEKLILSLRPESVKELKGLIVLKKNDVLEYNNLVDELKASSEELRILSQASTVEEVRTQLQKREATRANADEVARTAQQVNETKYVQQDVQKEKLKLNPKETF; translated from the coding sequence ATGTTAAAAAATAAAACCACCCTAATTCTAATGACTCTACTGGCAGCCAGCTATCTGATCGCCTGTAGTCCTAAAACAAGCAGCGGCCAAGTAAAATCGGAAGCAGCTTCTTCAGTTGCTAAGATCGTTTGGCTTAACGGTGACGTAAAAGTCCAGTCCGCCGAAGGTGAGAAAAAAGCCGAATTCGGTCAGACAGTAACTGCTGCAGACACTATCCTTACCGGTAAAAACGGATCTGTAGAGATCATGGTTGCCGAAAGCGGTATCATTAAAGTTTCCAAAGAGAGTGAAGTATCTATTGCTGCACTGATCGGAGACGAAGGAACTAACGTTAAGGTCAATCTGAACTACGGAAGGATCGTAACTCTAGTTCGTAAAGAGAACAAAAACTCCGAATTCAACGTAGTAACTCCTACTGCTCTTGCGGGAGTTCGCGGAACTACCTTCTTAACTTCTGTTGAAAACCCAACAGGCAAAAAAGTAAACTGTGCAGAAGATCATTGTGATGTTAAATTCGCAGTACTAGAAGGTTCCGTTGCGGTATCTAAAGTCGGAGAAGAGTCCGAAGTCATTCTGGAAAGAAACAGAGAGATCACTCTTAAGAAAAACCAGAAATTGACCGAAAAACTGATCCTTTCTTTAAGACCTGAGTCGGTAAAAGAACTGAAAGGACTGATCGTTCTTAAGAAAAACGACGTTTTAGAATATAATAACCTGGTGGATGAACTGAAAGCATCCAGCGAAGAACTTCGCATTTTGAGCCAGGCTTCCACAGTGGAAGAAGTTCGTACCCAATTGCAGAAACGTGAAGCTACTAGAGCCAACGCGGACGAAGTAGCTAGAACAGCTCAGCAAGTGAACGAAACTAAATATGTCCAACAAGACGTTCAAAAAGAAAAGTTGAAACTTAATCCGAAAGAAACTTTCTAA
- a CDS encoding LIC10124 family lipoprotein: MGNNSFRNLIIFSLITSFGLTCSSVQKLNEPSKLIQEPYYKPIGDSESVFIFRESETDFRVRKAGHEVPILAFSPIEYPKSVDKKLASYFEQEISLIWKDVKYSNAKISPDVWKNKTDLAQELKSKDVDVLVLGSIIESDAGWTFKFELKDSVDPTSYGDFELSFKRPVSSEEVGAWNQAIFWKSSDRVISLESKQTTVPVWDRKPDLTRIKEIVNSSVRGTLTVRASSGDTEILWKGKSLGNTPLSEVPIQEGIQDIQVVLKGKKPITKTIQVRAGKKSFLFQEWEEDRTLGSAKVITVPNGLSVSLDGYKQGETPFFRSNLTPGAYQLELLKESADGAYVYYEGILDVKPDRLVELALPYFGYGLLSELEFWKPSGEFGFSPFGPNGLEFAKKKNLSNGWNGVYSLPFIPEELEIEGYFLLPVDHGDGSVAVTFHLNGLSLGVVAGKEKVSIFQFPSDGKTLSTYKYLDVDKDIGRPFSFKTDLKNKKLSLYLGRDVVWQGDLPAGGLWTVSVLTRGEEFREKTPIKDLKILYKGYK; this comes from the coding sequence ATGGGGAACAATTCATTTCGTAATCTTATTATATTCTCTCTTATTACGAGTTTTGGGCTTACTTGCTCCTCGGTACAGAAGTTAAACGAACCTTCTAAGCTGATACAAGAACCGTATTACAAGCCGATAGGCGACTCCGAGAGTGTATTCATTTTTAGAGAATCCGAAACCGACTTTCGGGTTCGTAAAGCGGGACATGAGGTCCCGATCTTAGCATTCTCTCCTATCGAATATCCTAAATCAGTGGATAAAAAATTGGCCTCTTATTTCGAACAAGAGATCAGTTTGATCTGGAAGGATGTAAAATATTCGAACGCTAAAATTTCTCCGGATGTTTGGAAAAACAAAACGGATTTAGCTCAAGAGTTAAAATCCAAAGATGTGGATGTTTTGGTTTTAGGTTCGATAATCGAATCCGATGCAGGTTGGACTTTTAAATTCGAATTAAAAGATTCAGTGGATCCAACTTCTTATGGAGACTTTGAACTTTCTTTCAAACGTCCGGTTTCCAGCGAAGAAGTAGGAGCTTGGAACCAGGCGATATTCTGGAAATCTTCCGACAGAGTTATCTCATTAGAATCCAAACAAACAACAGTTCCGGTTTGGGACAGAAAGCCCGATCTAACCAGAATTAAGGAAATCGTAAATTCTTCCGTTAGAGGGACCTTAACAGTAAGAGCTTCCTCCGGAGACACTGAGATACTTTGGAAAGGAAAGTCATTAGGAAATACTCCATTATCAGAGGTTCCGATCCAAGAAGGGATCCAAGATATACAAGTAGTCTTAAAAGGGAAAAAACCGATCACTAAGACCATTCAAGTAAGAGCAGGTAAAAAAAGTTTTCTATTCCAAGAATGGGAAGAAGATCGTACATTAGGATCTGCTAAAGTGATTACCGTACCTAACGGACTTTCCGTTTCTTTGGACGGTTACAAACAGGGAGAGACTCCTTTTTTCAGAAGTAATTTAACTCCGGGTGCATATCAGTTGGAGCTCCTAAAAGAAAGTGCGGATGGTGCTTATGTTTATTACGAAGGGATCTTGGATGTTAAGCCGGATCGTTTGGTTGAGTTAGCACTTCCTTATTTCGGATATGGATTATTGTCCGAGTTAGAATTCTGGAAACCGTCCGGAGAATTCGGATTTTCTCCTTTCGGGCCGAACGGTCTGGAATTTGCGAAAAAGAAAAACTTATCCAACGGTTGGAACGGAGTGTATTCTCTCCCGTTCATTCCGGAAGAGTTAGAGATCGAAGGTTACTTCTTACTTCCTGTAGATCATGGGGACGGTTCAGTGGCCGTGACATTCCACTTGAATGGTCTTTCTCTAGGAGTTGTAGCAGGAAAGGAGAAGGTCTCCATCTTCCAATTTCCATCCGATGGAAAAACACTCAGCACTTATAAATATTTGGATGTGGATAAGGATATTGGCCGTCCATTCTCGTTCAAAACGGATTTAAAAAACAAAAAATTGTCCCTGTATCTTGGAAGGGATGTGGTTTGGCAGGGAGATTTGCCTGCGGGAGGACTCTGGACTGTTTCCGTTTTGACCAGAGGAGAAGAGTTTAGGGAAAAAACTCCCATTAAAGATCTGAAGATTCTCTATAAGGGATACAAGTGA
- a CDS encoding tetratricopeptide repeat protein has product MNRILSHFIIFSIVSVFAVQCISKDFRKSNSQDAILEKDIIAAQKLKQASRLINEGNSAFQKGKFEVSLSKGREAVKAYPTAEGYYLIGSSEYRLGKTEDSLNSLKKGTELDPENEQILLTLGILYTSQGANKDALEVYSKLEKLPKVDGSAYTFKKAVLLKTIGRYDEAYSALKSIPEDKFKFKAQLYMQLGDTAVQVKDYEAAESYFEKARNADPDLASAKQSASATKVAGLLEKGNAALKAKSYREAVQYFTSSTQLDPKNPSPFVFLGNAKILSNDTDGAIKAFETSLRLKADYLEGYSGLASAYSKSGNNPKAISVLEKAIPFFPKNASIYNQIGLNQKSLGENAKAMVSFSKARELDPNYKEPVLNLVYLLASEHRYKTAKNELDTLKSDEETKKVAAFLESSELIHEGDLRLRKGDTKSAKTYFDRAKAKDQDDPGVYTAYGRLYQISGDAKLSEQNYLKALSLQKGNLPALQGLIRLYATQKNQSKVAQYTKELEAITGNDPLSGIVLARTYEDKKEFDKAENTYKSLMKKYPDNESIQFRLAFLYYKIALEENEKANYDSASSWLAKAEKLTKDLPEIAEAKQTIDQNRKFSEVVPTIQKANRLFDNKSYEKAVPLYQSAYDKTKKLTLYIKVAECYLAMGMEEKGISLLENSPEGSKNVAAQEAIYAFLLRKGEVDNAEKGFQKVLEKKQDSYYSHYQLGIISLQKKKFDAAIESFNRSWLLNPEFTASRIGKGIAYYNQNKSKEAKEEFESAMKADSENELAPYNIGIVLFNDNLLEQSVTIFKEIIKKNPDFPDAHFQLSYIYFKKGDLETADAEIVRALELERDEKFLHARIRILSELKTRNPGNAEYKKLVIELGRELAEKYPNSPYSSQAERLVLSDSDTPVILQPFPNRGSLVGVPVIINDLLLMNYGTSIEALDKNRAIRLWRITSTKPFRNVLADRRVYAFTDRSLEVRDQNSGSVFQTINLTGIFKKAMVSGDRILVETETSGKRTLTSYSDTFEENKSIPLDSKTWSASKKGHVFLVQSSSKEDKILYADAKLSKDVDSAWTGNTNPRLLGATEDGTFFRTDKEIVYVSGKGKATKTEISDKSANLFSVRGTSLWFAGNDKIYRVDADSSGLKEIKISDKEVEGLLPGKKKDVIVLYKDNTAVRYDEKGETVWTYKLVQDSDNVYSLLYH; this is encoded by the coding sequence ATGAATCGTATACTTTCTCATTTTATAATATTTTCTATCGTTTCCGTTTTTGCGGTACAATGTATTTCTAAAGATTTCAGAAAATCGAATTCTCAGGATGCGATTTTAGAAAAAGATATTATAGCCGCTCAAAAATTAAAGCAAGCATCTAGACTTATCAACGAGGGGAACTCCGCTTTTCAGAAAGGGAAATTCGAAGTTTCTCTTTCTAAAGGTAGAGAAGCAGTAAAAGCATATCCTACTGCCGAAGGTTATTATTTGATAGGATCTTCCGAGTATCGTTTGGGTAAAACGGAAGATTCTTTGAACTCTTTAAAAAAGGGAACGGAATTAGATCCGGAGAATGAGCAAATCCTTTTGACCCTCGGGATCTTATACACTTCTCAAGGAGCCAATAAAGACGCTCTGGAAGTGTATTCCAAATTAGAAAAACTTCCTAAGGTGGACGGAAGCGCTTATACATTCAAAAAAGCGGTACTATTAAAAACCATCGGAAGATACGACGAAGCCTACTCCGCTCTCAAGTCTATTCCGGAGGATAAGTTTAAATTTAAGGCTCAATTGTACATGCAATTGGGAGATACCGCCGTCCAAGTAAAAGATTACGAGGCTGCAGAGTCTTATTTTGAGAAGGCTAGAAATGCGGATCCGGATCTTGCATCCGCAAAACAATCCGCTTCTGCGACTAAAGTAGCAGGTTTATTAGAAAAAGGGAATGCTGCCCTAAAAGCAAAAAGTTATAGAGAAGCGGTCCAATATTTTACTTCCTCTACTCAATTAGATCCTAAGAACCCTTCTCCATTCGTGTTTTTAGGAAACGCTAAAATACTTTCTAATGATACTGACGGTGCGATTAAAGCATTCGAAACTTCCCTAAGATTAAAAGCGGATTATTTAGAAGGATATTCCGGTCTTGCATCCGCTTATAGCAAATCAGGGAACAATCCTAAGGCGATTTCCGTTTTAGAAAAGGCGATCCCATTCTTCCCTAAAAATGCATCCATCTATAACCAGATCGGTTTGAACCAAAAGTCTTTGGGAGAAAATGCAAAGGCAATGGTTTCTTTTAGTAAGGCTCGTGAGCTGGATCCGAATTATAAGGAACCGGTCCTGAACCTTGTGTATCTTCTTGCTTCAGAGCATAGATACAAAACGGCTAAAAACGAATTGGACACTTTAAAATCGGATGAAGAAACGAAGAAGGTTGCGGCCTTCTTAGAATCTTCCGAGTTGATCCATGAAGGAGATCTGCGTCTTCGTAAAGGAGATACTAAATCCGCTAAAACTTATTTCGATCGAGCGAAGGCGAAAGACCAAGATGATCCTGGAGTTTATACTGCTTACGGTCGATTGTATCAGATCAGTGGAGATGCAAAACTTTCAGAGCAGAATTATCTTAAAGCATTGAGCCTTCAAAAAGGAAATCTTCCTGCGCTCCAAGGTTTGATCCGTTTGTATGCGACTCAGAAAAACCAATCCAAAGTGGCTCAATACACTAAAGAGTTGGAAGCAATCACAGGAAACGATCCTCTTTCCGGAATCGTATTAGCAAGAACTTACGAAGATAAAAAAGAATTCGATAAGGCGGAAAATACTTATAAAAGTTTAATGAAGAAGTACCCGGATAATGAATCTATCCAGTTCCGTCTGGCATTTCTTTATTATAAGATCGCTTTAGAAGAGAATGAAAAAGCAAATTATGATTCTGCAAGTTCTTGGCTGGCAAAAGCTGAAAAATTGACCAAAGATCTTCCTGAGATCGCGGAAGCAAAACAAACCATAGACCAGAACAGGAAATTCTCCGAAGTAGTTCCAACTATCCAAAAAGCAAATCGTCTTTTCGATAATAAGTCTTACGAAAAAGCGGTTCCTCTCTACCAATCCGCGTATGATAAGACTAAAAAGCTTACCTTATATATTAAGGTAGCTGAATGTTATCTCGCGATGGGAATGGAAGAGAAAGGAATTTCTCTTTTAGAAAATTCTCCGGAAGGTTCTAAAAACGTGGCTGCACAAGAGGCAATCTATGCATTCTTACTTAGAAAAGGAGAAGTGGATAATGCGGAGAAAGGTTTCCAAAAGGTCCTGGAAAAAAAACAGGATTCTTATTATAGCCATTATCAACTTGGAATTATCTCTCTCCAAAAGAAAAAATTCGATGCAGCGATCGAATCATTCAATCGTTCTTGGTTATTAAATCCTGAATTCACCGCTTCCAGGATCGGTAAAGGGATCGCCTATTATAATCAGAATAAGAGTAAAGAGGCCAAAGAAGAATTCGAAAGCGCCATGAAGGCGGATTCTGAAAATGAACTGGCTCCTTATAATATAGGGATCGTTCTCTTTAATGATAATCTTTTGGAACAATCCGTAACTATATTTAAGGAAATTATAAAGAAGAATCCGGACTTCCCGGATGCACATTTCCAACTTTCTTATATTTACTTTAAGAAAGGAGATCTGGAGACTGCAGATGCTGAGATCGTAAGGGCTCTTGAGCTTGAAAGAGATGAGAAGTTCTTACATGCGCGTATCAGAATTCTTTCCGAATTAAAAACTAGAAATCCCGGAAATGCGGAATACAAAAAGTTAGTTATCGAATTAGGAAGGGAACTCGCCGAAAAATATCCGAATTCTCCTTATTCCAGCCAAGCGGAAAGATTGGTACTTTCCGATTCAGATACTCCTGTGATCTTACAACCATTCCCGAATCGTGGATCTTTGGTCGGAGTTCCGGTTATCATCAACGATCTATTATTGATGAATTACGGAACTTCTATCGAAGCGCTGGATAAGAACAGAGCGATCCGTCTTTGGAGGATCACAAGTACTAAACCTTTCCGTAATGTTCTCGCGGACCGAAGAGTTTACGCATTTACGGATAGAAGTTTAGAAGTCAGAGACCAAAATTCAGGTTCCGTTTTTCAAACGATCAATCTTACGGGGATATTCAAAAAAGCAATGGTTTCCGGAGATAGAATTCTGGTAGAAACTGAAACTTCCGGAAAAAGGACCTTAACTAGTTATTCGGATACTTTCGAAGAAAACAAATCCATTCCTTTGGATTCAAAAACTTGGTCCGCATCTAAAAAAGGACATGTGTTTTTAGTACAGTCTTCTTCTAAAGAAGATAAGATCTTATATGCGGATGCGAAACTGAGTAAGGACGTAGATTCCGCTTGGACCGGAAATACGAATCCAAGATTACTTGGTGCTACGGAAGATGGAACATTTTTCCGCACGGATAAAGAGATTGTTTATGTTTCCGGAAAAGGAAAAGCGACTAAGACTGAGATCTCTGATAAGTCTGCAAATCTTTTCAGCGTAAGAGGAACCTCTCTCTGGTTTGCAGGTAACGATAAGATCTATCGCGTGGATGCGGATTCTTCCGGTCTGAAGGAGATCAAAATTTCCGACAAAGAAGTCGAAGGTCTTTTACCGGGTAAAAAGAAAGATGTGATCGTATTATATAAAGATAATACTGCTGTTAGATATGATGAAAAGGGAGAAACCGTCTGGACTTACAAGCTTGTCCAAGATTCGGACAATGTTTACTCTCTATTGTATCACTAA
- the trmB gene encoding tRNA (guanosine(46)-N7)-methyltransferase TrmB, protein MTSNFREKQWKIATRIPFTSDYFLKINPGSKLKKNDLFVEEFGTYYLELGSGWGEVAVSLAKDNPNTGFILMEKKADRLRKTIRDLKEHDIKNVKLLSVNFNWFLEEIFEAGIFDEILLNFPDPWPKRRHHKHRTLNPRFLNTIHILLKNGGKFHFATDYGPYARKGIRLFRDDLRYKPIHSEFSLQRTNFPISHFEQEKREAGSRIYYLDRIKISD, encoded by the coding sequence ATGACATCGAATTTTCGTGAAAAACAATGGAAGATCGCTACTAGAATCCCCTTTACCTCTGATTATTTCTTAAAAATTAACCCCGGAAGTAAATTAAAAAAAAACGATTTGTTCGTAGAAGAATTCGGGACATATTATCTAGAGCTAGGTTCCGGTTGGGGAGAAGTCGCTGTATCCTTAGCCAAAGATAATCCAAACACCGGTTTTATTCTCATGGAGAAGAAGGCGGATCGTTTACGAAAAACAATCCGTGATCTGAAAGAGCATGATATTAAGAACGTTAAACTTCTTTCAGTGAACTTTAATTGGTTTTTAGAGGAAATTTTCGAAGCAGGCATTTTCGACGAGATACTTCTGAATTTTCCGGATCCTTGGCCTAAACGCAGGCATCATAAACACAGGACTTTAAACCCTAGATTTCTAAATACGATCCATATTCTTTTGAAGAATGGCGGCAAATTCCATTTCGCTACGGATTACGGCCCTTATGCACGTAAGGGAATTCGACTTTTCAGAGATGATCTTAGGTATAAACCGATCCACTCCGAGTTTTCTCTTCAAAGAACAAACTTCCCGATCTCCCATTTCGAGCAGGAAAAACGGGAGGCAGGCTCCCGGATCTATTATCTGGATCGGATAAAAATTTCCGACTAG
- a CDS encoding MBL fold metallo-hydrolase, translating to MKIKLYGVRGSLPTPLSGSEYREKLEKILESAHREFKQKNGTFSVPTFLQSLSPELLRPVGGNTTCVYVESANGQKLIIDCGSGMRELGNDLLKEGIAQGGTIKILVTHTHWDHIQGWPFFKPGYIPSVQVDFYSTISNLKERFDRQQNPENFPITLDEMMSKKTFTLLQRQHTVQIGDFKVTPFLLKHPGNCTGYHIEENGKSFLFCTDVEVREEDLSEFEHLRSKFGSPDMLIIDAQYSSEEADRKIGWGHTSGRLAVRCGEVLGVNKLVLTHHEPDHPDEEIIRMFNQEKQSTALSEIVLARESDIFQI from the coding sequence GTGAAAATAAAATTATACGGAGTGAGAGGCTCTCTTCCTACTCCGCTTTCCGGTTCGGAATATAGAGAAAAATTAGAAAAGATCCTAGAGTCCGCTCATAGGGAATTCAAACAAAAGAACGGGACCTTCTCCGTTCCTACATTCTTACAATCTTTAAGCCCGGAACTATTACGCCCTGTGGGAGGAAATACCACTTGTGTGTATGTCGAATCCGCTAACGGTCAGAAATTAATTATAGATTGCGGTTCCGGAATGAGAGAACTGGGAAATGATCTTTTGAAAGAAGGTATAGCTCAAGGCGGCACTATCAAAATTTTAGTGACACATACTCACTGGGATCATATACAAGGCTGGCCTTTTTTTAAACCTGGATACATTCCGAGTGTCCAAGTAGATTTTTATTCTACTATTTCCAATCTAAAAGAAAGGTTCGATCGCCAGCAAAATCCTGAAAACTTCCCGATCACATTGGATGAGATGATGTCTAAAAAAACATTCACTCTTCTTCAAAGACAACATACAGTCCAAATCGGTGATTTTAAAGTAACTCCTTTCCTGTTAAAACATCCAGGTAACTGCACAGGCTATCATATTGAAGAGAACGGAAAAAGTTTCTTATTCTGTACTGACGTTGAAGTAAGAGAAGAGGATCTTTCCGAATTCGAACATTTACGCTCTAAATTCGGAAGTCCTGACATGCTGATCATAGACGCACAGTATAGCTCCGAAGAGGCGGATCGTAAAATCGGTTGGGGCCATACATCAGGTAGATTAGCAGTGCGCTGCGGAGAAGTTCTGGGTGTGAATAAACTGGTTCTAACTCATCATGAACCGGATCATCCAGATGAAGAAATCATACGAATGTTCAATCAAGAAAAACAATCCACTGCTCTTTCAGAGATTGTACTAGCAAGAGAGTCGGATATATTCCAAATATAA
- a CDS encoding PilZ domain-containing protein, with amino-acid sequence MNPSQKVTSDLPADQRFYTRFRKDSKVKLFEGGNWSEGTLIDISMIGASVLSNEDWSPGKKITIMSPMFTCEIPGEVIRKTVSDMGQRYAIVFHDLCDSSILEILNKIAHCR; translated from the coding sequence ATGAATCCTTCTCAAAAGGTAACATCTGATTTGCCGGCGGATCAAAGATTTTATACAAGGTTCCGTAAAGACAGTAAGGTTAAACTTTTTGAGGGAGGAAATTGGAGCGAAGGTACTCTGATTGATATATCGATGATAGGTGCATCTGTTCTTTCGAATGAGGATTGGAGCCCCGGTAAAAAAATTACGATTATGTCACCAATGTTTACCTGCGAAATACCGGGAGAGGTTATTCGTAAAACTGTCAGCGATATGGGACAAAGATATGCGATAGTATTTCACGATCTTTGTGACTCAAGCATACTTGAGATACTTAATAAGATAGCTCATTGCAGATAA
- the yihA gene encoding ribosome biogenesis GTP-binding protein YihA/YsxC — MEELQELKPDPFFREVRFLSSYADASKVPSKGIPHIAFAGRSNSGKSRLLNAIVERKSLAKVSATPGKTKLLNFFLVSKSLFLVDTPGFGYSANSHKDHEQMMDLLMNYLNSAKDLKCLFLLSDAQRELPDEELELIGTCFEKGTKPVLIRTKVDKLNQSELSKLRKKMKNIQGLYPMLEIVFVSPKYGKGLPELRKIIENMMKSLIIPPMEEDTIPQEINEQG, encoded by the coding sequence ATGGAAGAACTCCAAGAATTAAAGCCGGACCCATTCTTTAGAGAAGTTAGATTTCTATCTTCTTATGCGGACGCTTCTAAAGTTCCTTCCAAAGGTATTCCTCATATCGCATTCGCAGGCCGTTCCAACTCCGGAAAGTCCAGATTATTAAACGCAATCGTAGAAAGAAAATCCTTAGCTAAAGTTTCCGCGACTCCAGGTAAAACCAAACTTCTTAACTTTTTTTTAGTTTCTAAATCCTTATTCTTAGTGGATACGCCCGGTTTCGGTTATTCCGCAAATTCTCATAAAGATCATGAGCAGATGATGGATCTTTTGATGAACTATCTGAACTCGGCTAAAGATCTAAAATGTCTGTTCTTATTATCAGATGCTCAAAGAGAATTGCCCGACGAAGAATTAGAATTGATCGGCACCTGTTTCGAAAAAGGAACTAAACCCGTTTTAATCCGTACTAAAGTAGATAAACTCAATCAGTCCGAACTTTCCAAACTTAGAAAAAAAATGAAAAACATCCAAGGATTATATCCTATGTTGGAAATCGTTTTTGTTTCTCCTAAGTACGGAAAAGGACTGCCCGAACTCAGAAAGATCATAGAGAATATGATGAAATCCTTGATCATTCCTCCAATGGAAGAAGACACGATCCCGCAAGAGATCAACGAACAAGGTTAA